A single region of the Cereibacter sphaeroides 2.4.1 genome encodes:
- a CDS encoding MFS transporter, with amino-acid sequence MTKSPIFTPVLISGCIVLMLGFAIRASFGVFQIPIAEEFDWPRSDFSMAIAIQNLAWGIGQPIFGMLAEKFGDRRAIVAGALTYAAGLVLSSFAVTPLQHQFLEVLVGFGIAGTGFGVILAVVGRATAPEHRSLALGIATAAGSAGQVFGAPAAEILLGFYSWQTVFVIFAGVILAALFALPFMRAPVTATKAELEESLGTVLRRAFRDPSYTLIFVGFFSCGYQLAFITAHFPAFVTEMCGAIDPRGPLAALGITTTSALGALAISLIGLANIVGTITAGWLGKRYSKKYLLAAIYTGRTLAAALFILVPMTPTTVLLFSLSMGALWLATVPLTSGLVAHLYGLRYMGTLYGFVFLSHQLGSFMGVWLGGRMYDMTGDYTMVWWIGVGVGAFSAIVHLPIRETRSPALQPA; translated from the coding sequence ATGACCAAATCTCCGATCTTCACGCCCGTCCTGATCTCGGGCTGCATCGTCCTGATGCTGGGCTTTGCGATCCGCGCCAGCTTCGGCGTGTTCCAGATCCCCATCGCCGAGGAGTTCGACTGGCCGCGGTCCGACTTCTCGATGGCCATCGCCATCCAGAACCTCGCCTGGGGCATCGGCCAGCCGATCTTCGGGATGCTGGCCGAGAAGTTCGGCGACCGCCGGGCCATCGTCGCGGGCGCGCTGACCTATGCGGCGGGTCTCGTGCTCTCGAGCTTCGCCGTGACGCCGCTCCAGCATCAGTTCCTCGAGGTGCTGGTGGGGTTCGGGATCGCGGGCACGGGCTTCGGCGTGATCCTTGCGGTGGTGGGACGGGCCACGGCGCCGGAGCATCGCTCGCTGGCGCTCGGCATCGCCACGGCTGCGGGGTCGGCGGGGCAGGTCTTCGGGGCGCCCGCGGCCGAGATCCTGCTGGGCTTCTACAGCTGGCAGACAGTGTTCGTGATCTTCGCGGGCGTCATCCTTGCCGCGCTCTTTGCGCTGCCCTTCATGCGTGCGCCGGTCACCGCGACGAAGGCCGAGCTCGAGGAGTCGCTCGGCACGGTGCTCAGACGGGCCTTCCGCGATCCGTCCTATACGCTGATCTTCGTGGGCTTCTTCTCCTGCGGCTATCAGCTGGCCTTCATCACCGCGCACTTCCCCGCCTTCGTGACGGAGATGTGCGGGGCGATCGATCCGCGCGGCCCGCTGGCGGCGCTGGGGATCACCACCACCTCGGCGCTGGGCGCACTGGCGATCTCGCTGATCGGGCTGGCCAACATCGTGGGCACGATCACCGCAGGCTGGCTCGGCAAGCGCTACTCGAAGAAATATCTGCTGGCCGCGATCTACACCGGGCGCACGCTGGCGGCCGCGCTCTTCATCCTCGTGCCGATGACGCCCACCACGGTCCTTCTCTTCTCCCTCAGCATGGGCGCGCTCTGGCTCGCGACCGTGCCGCTCACGAGCGGGCTCGTGGCCCATCTCTACGGTCTGCGCTACATGGGCACGCTCTACGGGTTCGTCTTCCTCAGCCACCAGCTCGGCAGCTTCATGGGTGTCTGGCTGGGCGGGCGGATGTATGACATGACCGGCGACTATACGATGGTCTGGTGGATCGGCGTGGGTGTCGGCGCCTTCTCAGCCATCGTTCACCTGCCCATCCGCGAGACCCGCAGCCCCGCGCTGCAGCCGGCCTGA
- a CDS encoding MFS transporter, which translates to MRAGIACLVLAYVLSQFYRAFLAVLAPTLKAELGVSAEDLAAASGIWFLAFALMQFPVGWALDRIGPRLTSMVLLGAGGAGGALVFAQAEGPGALMAAMALIGIGCSPVLMASYYIFARSFSPALFGTLAAAVVGIGSLGNIAGSVPLAWAVETFGWRETLMALAGVTLAAAAAIGILVRDPARVEGPARGSMLDLMRMPALWPVLAMMVVCYAPAAGLRGLWIGPYYADAFGAAPAEIGRATLVMGLAMVAGSFAYGPLDRLLGTRKGLILGGNLLTALCLLALWAWPATGGWPALLLFAGIGFFGASFPMVIAHGRAFVPPHLTGRGVTLLNFFGIASPGLMQFATGAVHGSVAPVPPAAPYAALFLFFALFILAGCAIYAVSRDRTD; encoded by the coding sequence ATGCGCGCCGGGATTGCCTGCCTCGTGCTGGCCTATGTGCTGAGCCAGTTCTACCGCGCCTTCCTCGCGGTGCTCGCCCCCACGCTGAAGGCCGAGCTCGGAGTTTCGGCCGAGGATCTGGCGGCCGCCTCGGGCATCTGGTTTCTGGCCTTCGCGCTGATGCAGTTCCCGGTGGGCTGGGCGCTCGACCGGATCGGGCCGCGGCTCACCTCCATGGTGCTCCTCGGCGCGGGCGGGGCGGGCGGGGCGCTCGTCTTCGCGCAGGCCGAGGGGCCGGGGGCCCTGATGGCCGCCATGGCGCTGATCGGCATCGGCTGCTCGCCCGTGCTGATGGCGAGCTACTATATCTTCGCGCGCAGCTTCAGCCCGGCCCTCTTCGGCACGCTTGCCGCGGCCGTGGTGGGGATCGGCAGCCTCGGCAATATCGCGGGCTCGGTGCCGCTTGCCTGGGCGGTCGAGACCTTCGGCTGGCGCGAGACGCTGATGGCGCTGGCGGGCGTGACGCTCGCTGCCGCCGCGGCGATCGGGATCCTCGTCCGCGATCCGGCCCGCGTGGAGGGCCCGGCCCGAGGCTCGATGCTCGATCTCATGCGGATGCCCGCGCTCTGGCCCGTGCTCGCGATGATGGTGGTCTGCTACGCGCCCGCCGCGGGCCTACGCGGGCTCTGGATCGGGCCCTATTATGCCGACGCCTTCGGCGCGGCCCCGGCCGAGATCGGGCGCGCGACGCTGGTCATGGGCCTTGCCATGGTGGCGGGCAGCTTCGCCTACGGGCCGCTCGACCGCCTGCTCGGCACCCGCAAGGGGCTGATCCTCGGCGGCAATCTCCTGACCGCCCTGTGCCTGCTCGCGCTCTGGGCCTGGCCTGCGACGGGCGGCTGGCCCGCGCTTCTGCTCTTCGCGGGGATCGGCTTCTTCGGCGCCTCCTTCCCGATGGTCATCGCCCACGGTCGCGCCTTCGTGCCGCCGCACCTGACCGGGCGGGGGGTGACGCTGCTCAATTTCTTCGGGATCGCCTCGCCCGGCCTCATGCAGTTCGCCACCGGCGCGGTCCACGGATCGGTGGCTCCGGTGCCGCCCGCCGCGCCCTATGCCGCGCTCTTCCTGTTCTTCGCGCTCTTCATCCTTGCCGGCTGCGCGATCTATGCGGTCAGCCGCGACCGGACGGACTGA
- a CDS encoding glycosyltransferase family 4 protein — MPVQPDRIEVIAPNLKRRLSGVTATIARLVPVQARLIGIAATGPGLPADLPHLPLWRLPFLPRDRWRVWHARRNTEMLLGIALRHLLRRRLKLLFTSASQRRHTGYTRWLIGRMDALVATSRRTASYLERPAEVILHGIDTDTFRPGDRAEVRARLGLPEAVLVGCYGRIRAQKGTDVFVHAMMRLLPERPGVAAVVMGRAVGEHQAFLDGLRREVEAAGLGQRILFRPEVTVDRMPDWYRALDLYVAPQRWEGFGLTPLEAMACGVPVVATRVGAFEELVSADTGRLVPPGDLAAMVAEVAALLDDAALCGRMAEAARARTLKGFRIEDEAAALVALYRRLLA; from the coding sequence ATGCCAGTGCAGCCGGATCGGATCGAGGTCATCGCGCCCAACCTCAAGCGTCGCCTCTCGGGGGTGACGGCCACCATCGCGCGGCTGGTGCCGGTTCAGGCGCGCCTGATCGGCATCGCGGCCACCGGCCCGGGGCTGCCCGCAGACCTTCCGCACCTGCCGCTCTGGCGCCTGCCGTTCCTGCCGCGCGACCGCTGGCGGGTCTGGCACGCCCGGCGCAACACCGAGATGCTGCTGGGCATCGCGCTGCGCCATCTGCTGCGCCGGCGGCTGAAGCTTCTCTTCACATCGGCCTCGCAGCGCCGGCACACGGGCTATACGCGCTGGTTGATCGGGCGGATGGATGCGCTGGTCGCCACCTCGCGCCGGACGGCCTCCTATCTCGAGCGGCCCGCCGAGGTGATCCTGCACGGGATCGACACCGACACGTTCCGCCCCGGCGACCGGGCCGAGGTGCGGGCGCGGCTGGGCCTGCCCGAGGCGGTGCTGGTGGGCTGCTATGGCCGGATCCGGGCGCAGAAGGGCACGGATGTGTTCGTTCATGCCATGATGCGGCTCCTGCCCGAGCGGCCGGGCGTGGCTGCGGTGGTGATGGGGCGCGCGGTGGGCGAGCATCAGGCGTTTCTCGACGGGCTCCGCCGCGAGGTCGAGGCGGCGGGGCTGGGCCAGCGCATCCTGTTCCGGCCCGAGGTCACGGTGGATCGGATGCCCGACTGGTATCGCGCGCTCGATCTCTATGTGGCGCCGCAGCGGTGGGAGGGCTTCGGGCTCACGCCGCTCGAGGCGATGGCCTGTGGCGTGCCGGTGGTGGCGACCCGCGTCGGCGCCTTCGAGGAGCTGGTGAGCGCGGACACGGGGCGGCTCGTGCCCCCGGGCGATCTCGCGGCGATGGTGGCGGAGGTGGCGGCGCTCCTCGACGATGCCGCCCTTTGCGGCCGGATGGCCGAGGCCGCCCGGGCGCGCACCCTCAAGGGGTTCCGCATCGAGGATGAGGCGGCGGCCCTCGTCGCGCTCTACCGGAGGCTTCTTGCATGA
- a CDS encoding glycosyltransferase family 29 protein, whose amino-acid sequence MTRLGFLFARTFRREAPLAALSLPEEALLARFATERIALVGNARSLSQAAFGPEIDEADLVIRLNRAPMPAAASHGTRTDALALATSLQAEALDRLAPRLTLWMSPKRKRLPWHVASRRGFYLHSRADYEDLKRRLGAPPSTGLMMIDLLARSRAASVTLYGFDFFASLSLTGSRTAAQVPHDFGAEARFVQALLESDPRFTLRGSPG is encoded by the coding sequence ATGACGCGGCTCGGATTTCTCTTCGCCCGCACCTTCCGCCGCGAGGCGCCGCTGGCGGCCCTCTCGCTGCCGGAGGAAGCGCTGCTTGCCCGCTTCGCCACCGAACGGATCGCGCTGGTCGGCAATGCGCGCAGCCTGTCGCAGGCGGCCTTCGGCCCCGAGATCGACGAGGCGGACCTCGTGATCCGGCTGAACCGCGCGCCGATGCCGGCCGCGGCCAGCCACGGCACGCGGACGGATGCGCTGGCGCTCGCCACTTCGCTTCAGGCCGAGGCGCTCGATCGGCTTGCGCCGCGGCTCACCCTCTGGATGTCGCCCAAACGCAAGCGGCTGCCGTGGCATGTGGCGAGCCGCCGGGGCTTCTACCTCCACTCCCGCGCGGACTACGAGGATCTGAAGCGTCGGCTGGGCGCGCCGCCCTCGACCGGGCTCATGATGATCGACCTTCTGGCGCGGAGCCGCGCGGCCTCGGTCACGCTCTACGGTTTCGATTTCTTCGCCAGCCTGTCGCTCACGGGGAGCCGGACCGCCGCGCAGGTGCCGCACGATTTCGGCGCCGAGGCCCGCTTCGTGCAGGCCCTGCTCGAGAGCGACCCGCGCTTCACGCTGCGCGGATCCCCGGGCTGA
- a CDS encoding aspartate-semialdehyde dehydrogenase, producing MGYRVVVAGATGNVGREMLNILAEREFPVEEIAALASRKSLGTEVSFGDKTLTTKDLDTFDFTGWDIALFAVGSDATKIYAPKAAAAGCVVIDNSSLYRYDPQVPLIVPEVNADAIEGYKAKNIIANPNCSTAQMVVALKPLHDRARIKRVVVSTYQSVSGAGKAGIDELWNQTKGIYVPGQEVEPSKFTKQIAFNVIPHIDSFMEDGSTKEEWKMVAETKKILDPKVKVTATCVRVPVFVGHSEAINIEFEDFLDEEEARDILREAPGVLVVDKREAGGYITPVECVGDYATYISRIRQDSTLDNGLNLWCVSDNLRKGAALNAVQIAEVLGNRCLKKG from the coding sequence ATGGGCTACAGGGTCGTCGTCGCGGGTGCCACGGGCAACGTGGGCCGTGAAATGCTGAACATCCTCGCCGAGCGCGAGTTTCCGGTGGAGGAGATTGCCGCTCTGGCGAGCCGCAAATCTCTCGGCACCGAAGTGAGCTTCGGCGACAAGACCCTGACCACCAAGGACCTTGACACATTCGACTTCACCGGCTGGGATATCGCGCTGTTCGCGGTGGGCTCGGACGCGACCAAGATCTATGCGCCGAAGGCCGCGGCCGCGGGCTGCGTCGTGATCGACAACTCGTCGCTCTACCGCTACGACCCGCAGGTGCCGCTGATCGTGCCGGAAGTGAACGCCGATGCGATCGAGGGCTACAAGGCGAAGAACATCATCGCCAACCCGAACTGCTCGACCGCGCAGATGGTCGTGGCGCTGAAGCCGCTGCACGACCGGGCCAGGATCAAGCGCGTCGTCGTCTCGACCTACCAGTCCGTTTCGGGCGCGGGCAAGGCCGGCATCGACGAGCTCTGGAACCAGACCAAGGGCATCTACGTCCCGGGTCAGGAGGTCGAGCCCTCGAAGTTCACCAAGCAGATCGCCTTCAACGTGATCCCGCACATCGACAGCTTCATGGAAGACGGCTCCACCAAGGAAGAGTGGAAGATGGTGGCCGAGACCAAGAAGATCCTCGATCCGAAGGTGAAGGTCACGGCGACCTGCGTGCGGGTGCCGGTGTTCGTGGGCCACTCCGAGGCGATCAACATCGAGTTCGAGGATTTCCTCGACGAAGAGGAAGCGCGCGACATCCTGCGCGAGGCTCCGGGCGTGCTCGTCGTCGACAAGCGCGAGGCCGGCGGCTACATCACCCCGGTCGAATGCGTGGGCGATTATGCCACCTACATCAGCCGCATCCGGCAGGATTCGACCCTCGACAACGGGCTGAACCTCTGGTGCGTGTCCGACAACCTGCGCAAGGGCGCCGCGCTGAACGCGGTGCAGATCGCCGAGGTTCTGGGCAACCGCTGCCTGAAGAAGGGCTGA
- a CDS encoding carbonic anhydrase, translating to MHNARPLPNYLVQRFHGWRATTFADNKSWYRRLSESGQHPRAMVISCCDSRVHVTSIFGADEGEFFIHRNIANLVPPYSPDGKQHGTSAAVEYAVTALGVAHIVVLGHSNCGGVKGCHDMCSGKAPQLEETSSFVGRWMDILRPGYERVKDLPEEERVTALEKEAVLVSIGNLMTFPFVREAVEREVLTLHALWTHIGEGSLEQYTPGQGFVPV from the coding sequence ATGCACAATGCGAGGCCGCTTCCGAACTACCTTGTCCAGCGTTTCCACGGCTGGCGTGCCACCACCTTCGCCGACAACAAGTCCTGGTATCGCCGGCTCTCCGAGAGCGGGCAGCATCCGCGCGCCATGGTGATCTCCTGCTGCGACTCGCGCGTGCATGTCACCTCGATCTTCGGCGCGGACGAGGGCGAATTCTTCATCCACCGCAACATCGCCAATCTGGTGCCGCCCTACAGCCCCGACGGGAAGCAGCACGGCACCTCGGCCGCGGTCGAATATGCGGTCACAGCGCTCGGTGTGGCCCATATCGTGGTGCTCGGCCATTCCAACTGCGGCGGCGTCAAGGGCTGCCACGACATGTGCTCGGGCAAGGCGCCGCAGCTCGAGGAAACCTCGAGCTTCGTCGGCCGCTGGATGGACATCCTGCGCCCCGGCTACGAGCGGGTGAAGGATCTGCCCGAGGAGGAGCGCGTCACCGCGCTGGAGAAGGAGGCCGTGCTGGTCAGCATCGGCAACCTGATGACCTTCCCCTTCGTGCGCGAGGCGGTCGAGCGCGAGGTGCTGACGCTGCACGCGCTCTGGACCCACATCGGCGAGGGATCGCTCGAGCAATACACGCCCGGACAGGGCTTCGTGCCGGTCTGA
- a CDS encoding leucyl aminopeptidase family protein → MPLSFADPAAASRPVHVVASDALADWLGGRTEAEGAWLAATGFEASLGELRLLPDAEGGVAAAVLGSGTAKARARSRFGLARGLAALPEGDWHLEGDLSPEAAGEAALGWLLSAYAFTRYRSAAKFPKARLKLPAGCDGARLMAMAEAEALTRDLINTPASDLGPQELEDAFLALADRFGAETAVIRGDKLLDRNLPMIHAVGRASTRAPRLLEMRWGERGPRVTLVGKGVCFDTGGLDIKPSTGMLLMKKDMGGAATVMGLAQMIMALELPVRLRVLVPAVENAISGNAMRPKDILTSRKGLTVEVNNTDAEGRLILADALALADEEEADLIVSMATLTGAARVAVGPDLAPFYTDDEDLAAALQSAAGPACDPVWRLPFWEPYEALIEPGIADLDNAPSGGFAGSITAALFLRRFVENPRYMHFDIYGHTPADAPARPKGGVGQGARAILTALPRMLDL, encoded by the coding sequence ATGCCCCTTTCCTTTGCCGATCCCGCCGCGGCCTCGCGCCCGGTCCATGTCGTTGCGTCCGACGCGCTGGCCGACTGGCTCGGCGGCCGGACCGAGGCCGAGGGCGCCTGGCTTGCCGCCACCGGTTTCGAGGCCTCGCTGGGTGAGCTGCGCCTGCTGCCGGACGCGGAGGGCGGCGTCGCGGCGGCCGTTCTCGGCTCGGGCACGGCCAAGGCCCGCGCCCGCAGCCGCTTCGGCCTCGCCCGCGGTCTTGCCGCCCTGCCGGAAGGCGACTGGCATCTCGAGGGAGATCTCTCGCCCGAAGCGGCCGGCGAGGCGGCTCTGGGCTGGCTTCTGTCCGCCTATGCCTTCACGCGCTACCGCAGCGCGGCGAAGTTTCCGAAGGCGCGCCTGAAGCTGCCCGCGGGCTGCGACGGCGCGCGGCTCATGGCCATGGCCGAGGCCGAGGCGCTGACCCGCGATCTCATCAACACCCCCGCCTCCGATCTCGGGCCGCAGGAGCTGGAGGACGCCTTCCTTGCCCTGGCCGACCGGTTCGGCGCCGAGACCGCGGTGATCCGCGGCGACAAGCTCCTCGACCGCAACCTGCCCATGATCCATGCCGTGGGCCGCGCCTCGACCCGCGCGCCGCGCCTGCTGGAGATGCGCTGGGGCGAGCGCGGGCCGCGCGTCACGCTGGTGGGCAAGGGCGTCTGCTTCGACACGGGCGGGCTCGACATCAAGCCCTCGACCGGCATGCTCCTGATGAAGAAGGATATGGGCGGGGCCGCCACCGTCATGGGGCTCGCGCAGATGATCATGGCGCTCGAGCTGCCGGTGCGGCTGCGCGTGCTGGTGCCGGCGGTGGAAAATGCCATATCCGGCAATGCGATGCGCCCGAAGGACATCCTGACCTCGCGCAAGGGGCTGACGGTCGAGGTGAACAACACCGATGCCGAGGGGCGGCTCATCCTCGCCGATGCGCTGGCGCTGGCCGATGAGGAAGAGGCCGATCTCATCGTCTCGATGGCCACGCTGACCGGGGCCGCCCGGGTGGCGGTGGGCCCGGATCTCGCGCCCTTCTACACCGATGACGAGGATCTGGCGGCGGCGCTGCAATCGGCGGCGGGCCCCGCCTGCGATCCGGTCTGGCGCCTGCCCTTCTGGGAACCCTACGAGGCCCTGATCGAGCCCGGCATCGCGGATCTGGACAATGCCCCGTCGGGCGGCTTCGCGGGCTCGATCACGGCCGCGCTCTTCCTGCGCCGCTTCGTCGAGAACCCGCGCTACATGCATTTCGACATCTACGGGCACACGCCCGCCGATGCGCCGGCACGGCCGAAGGGCGGTGTGGGGCAGGGGGCGCGCGCGATCCTCACGGCATTGCCGCGGATGCTGGATCTGTGA
- a CDS encoding C40 family peptidase → MDRRTTPCSGEVAHVSLKGQVAAPRFTDGTPARIGLPVVDLLARPDGPRDRQLLLGEDFLVIDRREGHAFGRAAKDGYCGWLPEAALAAPETATHRVAVPATHLYPEPRVQAHEIAALSFGARLTVIGEARNFLQTTMGWVPACHLWPLDRLHSDPVAVARLFHGTPYLWGGNSRAGIDCSGLAQAALLACGMDCPGDSDLQQTVGTEVSGDLQAGDLLFWKGHVAMAIDAQRMIHATGYVMGVIEEETEAAIARIAAAGEGPVLARRRP, encoded by the coding sequence ATGGACCGCCGGACGACCCCCTGCAGCGGCGAGGTGGCTCATGTCTCGCTGAAGGGGCAGGTGGCGGCCCCGCGCTTCACCGATGGCACGCCCGCGCGGATCGGCCTGCCGGTCGTGGATCTCCTCGCCCGTCCGGATGGCCCGCGGGACCGGCAGCTCCTGCTGGGCGAGGATTTCCTCGTGATCGACCGGCGCGAGGGCCATGCCTTCGGCCGCGCCGCCAAGGACGGCTATTGCGGCTGGCTGCCCGAGGCCGCGCTTGCAGCGCCAGAGACGGCCACCCACCGCGTGGCAGTGCCCGCGACTCATCTCTATCCCGAACCGCGGGTGCAGGCGCATGAGATCGCCGCCCTCAGCTTCGGCGCGCGGTTGACTGTCATTGGCGAAGCGCGAAATTTTCTGCAGACGACAATGGGTTGGGTTCCCGCCTGCCATCTGTGGCCGCTGGATCGGCTCCATTCCGACCCCGTGGCCGTGGCGCGGCTCTTTCACGGCACGCCCTATCTCTGGGGGGGCAACAGCCGGGCGGGCATCGATTGCTCGGGTCTCGCGCAGGCAGCGCTTCTGGCCTGCGGGATGGACTGTCCCGGCGACAGTGACCTGCAGCAGACGGTCGGCACTGAGGTTTCCGGCGACCTGCAGGCGGGAGACCTTCTGTTCTGGAAGGGCCATGTCGCCATGGCCATCGATGCGCAGCGCATGATCCATGCCACGGGGTATGTGATGGGGGTGATCGAGGAGGAGACGGAGGCCGCCATCGCCCGGATCGCCGCGGCCGGTGAGGGGCCGGTTCTGGCGCGCCGCCGGCCCTGA
- a CDS encoding winged helix-turn-helix domain-containing protein: MILPNPLARRLFLHLHALAEPPTGPAKGEALLALIDRLGFVQIDSISTVARAHHMILFARRQAYRPEALDRLLAQRHLFEHWTHDAAVIPARFFPFWHHRFRRDRPRLLARWRGWQREGFEEQFDAVLARIAESGPVSAAEVGEEEERGTGGWWDWHPSKAALEYLWRVGELSITRRDSFRKVYDLTSRVIPSGWLAMDPGDAATIHWACSEALDRLGFATSGELAAFWAAASPAEAQAWCHDALARGEIVEVRVEGADGSLRRSYARPEVAALAEAAPDPSPRLRILSPFDPVLRDRARAERLFGFRYRIEVFVPEAKRTYGYYVFPILEGDRLIGRIDMRAHRESGSLRVRALWPEAGVRLGSRRLGRLGAELDRLAQFAGCDQVKFEPDWLRETLPEGSVAGD, from the coding sequence GTGATCCTCCCCAACCCGCTCGCCCGCCGGCTGTTCCTGCATCTCCACGCCCTTGCCGAGCCGCCCACCGGCCCGGCCAAGGGCGAGGCGCTGCTGGCGCTGATCGACCGTCTGGGCTTCGTCCAGATCGACAGCATCTCGACCGTCGCCCGCGCCCATCACATGATCCTCTTCGCGCGGAGGCAGGCCTACCGGCCCGAGGCGCTCGACCGTCTGCTCGCGCAGCGCCACCTGTTCGAACACTGGACCCATGATGCGGCGGTGATCCCCGCCCGCTTCTTCCCCTTCTGGCACCACCGCTTCCGCCGCGACCGGCCGCGGCTGCTGGCCCGCTGGCGCGGCTGGCAGCGCGAGGGGTTCGAGGAGCAGTTCGATGCGGTCCTCGCGCGGATCGCCGAAAGCGGGCCGGTCTCGGCCGCCGAAGTGGGCGAGGAGGAAGAGCGCGGCACCGGCGGCTGGTGGGACTGGCATCCGTCGAAGGCCGCCTTGGAATATCTCTGGCGGGTGGGCGAGCTTTCCATCACGCGCCGCGACTCGTTCCGCAAGGTCTACGATCTGACCTCCCGCGTCATCCCGTCCGGGTGGCTCGCGATGGATCCGGGCGACGCCGCCACGATCCACTGGGCCTGCTCCGAGGCGCTGGACAGGCTCGGCTTCGCCACCTCGGGCGAGTTGGCCGCCTTCTGGGCCGCCGCCAGCCCCGCCGAGGCGCAGGCCTGGTGTCACGATGCGCTCGCGCGCGGCGAGATCGTGGAGGTCCGCGTCGAGGGGGCCGACGGCAGCCTCCGGCGCAGCTACGCCCGCCCGGAGGTGGCCGCGCTGGCCGAGGCCGCGCCCGATCCCTCGCCGCGGCTGCGAATCCTGTCGCCCTTCGATCCGGTGCTGCGCGACCGGGCCCGCGCCGAACGGCTGTTCGGCTTCCGCTACCGGATCGAGGTGTTCGTGCCCGAGGCCAAGCGCACCTACGGCTATTACGTCTTCCCGATCCTCGAGGGCGACCGGCTGATCGGCCGGATCGACATGCGCGCCCACCGCGAGAGCGGCAGCCTGCGCGTGCGCGCGCTCTGGCCCGAGGCGGGGGTGCGGCTCGGCTCGCGGCGGCTCGGGCGGCTCGGGGCCGAGCTCGACCGTCTGGCGCAGTTCGCGGGCTGCGATCAGGTGAAGTTCGAGCCGGACTGGCTGCGCGAGACGCTGCCCGAGGGGAGCGTCGCCGGAGACTAG
- the rlmN gene encoding 23S rRNA (adenine(2503)-C(2))-methyltransferase RlmN, producing MTANAPITQDVMTLPRKLPEGGPVNIVGLTREELLAALVAAGTPERQAKMRAGQVWQWVYHWGVRDFAQMTNLAKDYRALLAEHFAIVLPEVVTRQISADGTRKYLIRIAGGHEVETVYIPEEGRGTLCVSSQVGCTLTCSFCHTGTQKLVRNLTAAEIVGQLMLVRDDLGEWPERGAPKDETRLVSNLVLMGMGEPLYNFENVRNAMKVVMDGEGLSLSRRRITLSTSGVVPEIARTAEEIGCQLAISFHATTDEVRDILVPINKRWNIRTLLDSLRDYPRLSNSERITFEYVMLDGVNDTDADARRLVKLISGIPSKINLIPFNEWPGAPYRRSTPERIAAFADIIYKAGYASPIRTPRGEDIMAACGQLKSATERARKSRAQIAAETGL from the coding sequence ATGACCGCCAACGCTCCGATCACCCAGGACGTGATGACCCTGCCGCGCAAGCTGCCCGAGGGCGGCCCCGTGAACATCGTGGGCCTCACGCGCGAGGAGCTTCTGGCCGCCCTCGTGGCTGCGGGCACGCCCGAGCGGCAGGCGAAGATGCGGGCGGGTCAGGTCTGGCAGTGGGTCTATCACTGGGGCGTGCGCGACTTCGCGCAGATGACGAACCTCGCCAAGGACTATCGCGCGCTCCTCGCCGAGCATTTCGCCATCGTCCTGCCCGAGGTCGTCACCCGGCAGATCTCGGCGGACGGCACGCGGAAATATCTCATCCGGATCGCGGGCGGGCACGAGGTCGAGACGGTCTACATCCCCGAGGAAGGCCGTGGCACGCTCTGCGTCTCCTCGCAGGTGGGCTGCACGCTGACCTGCTCCTTCTGCCACACCGGCACGCAGAAGCTGGTGCGCAACCTGACGGCGGCCGAGATCGTGGGCCAGCTCATGCTCGTGCGCGACGATCTCGGCGAATGGCCCGAGCGGGGTGCACCGAAGGACGAGACGCGGCTGGTGTCGAACCTCGTGCTGATGGGCATGGGCGAGCCGCTCTACAATTTCGAGAATGTGCGAAACGCGATGAAGGTGGTGATGGATGGCGAGGGCCTCTCGCTCTCGCGCCGGCGGATCACGCTTTCCACTTCGGGCGTCGTGCCCGAGATCGCCCGCACCGCCGAGGAGATCGGCTGCCAGCTTGCCATCTCGTTCCACGCCACGACCGACGAGGTGCGCGACATTCTCGTGCCGATCAACAAGCGCTGGAACATCCGCACGCTTCTCGACAGCCTGCGCGACTATCCGCGCCTGTCCAACTCCGAGCGGATCACCTTCGAATATGTCATGCTCGACGGGGTGAACGACACGGATGCGGATGCCCGGCGGCTGGTGAAGCTGATCTCGGGGATCCCCTCCAAGATCAACCTGATCCCCTTCAACGAATGGCCGGGCGCGCCCTACCGCCGCTCGACGCCCGAGCGGATCGCGGCCTTCGCCGACATCATCTACAAGGCCGGCTACGCCTCGCCGATCCGCACCCCGCGCGGCGAGGACATCATGGCGGCCTGCGGCCAGCTCAAGTCCGCGACCGAGCGGGCCCGCAAGAGCCGGGCCCAGATCGCCGCCGAAACCGGCCTCTGA